The Sorex araneus isolate mSorAra2 chromosome X, mSorAra2.pri, whole genome shotgun sequence DNA segment CAATCTCTACTAATCCTTTTAATCCATTCTTTGGAATGCAAATTGTTCACAGCATTGCATCCAGCCCAAGAGGGTTAATTTGCTCTTTTCTGTTTACACCATTAATTTGTAAGAGTCTTTGCTCATCTGATTAGATGAACTGTTTCTAAACCCAAACTTTGTGCTAACTCACCCGGATTGCATGTTAACATGCCATGGAACCATGGTGTCATCTGCCTGAGCTCCTCTCCTTCATCTCTTCTGCTCACACTGGAGTCCCTCAGGGAAGAGCATCTCTTAGTTTTGCTCTGCCTGGTCCTTCTATTACTAATGTCTACCCAGTGAATACTGCTAATCTGTTTCTAGCTGTACCTCTTCAATGTCATATTTTCCATCCTGCCTCTGCTGTTTCAATAGAAGGGACTTCTCCGCCATTCTACAAGTCCACGGTAGCTCATGTGTGAGATTCCAAAGTCCAGAATAACCCCCTTTTCTCTAGGCAGCATTTCTTCCCCTCTTGCCCCCCTACACCTGCCACTGATTCTCATCAAGCCCCATGACTTACTTTGGCCAATACAGTATCATCAAACAGCCGACAGAGGAGACTTGAGTACTGcctcttcttgtttttttggagCCCTCCAATCCCTCTGTGAAGAAGTCTAAGTATGATGAGTCTGGTAAGTCATTTCCTTTGCACTGGTTCAAGCAGCTAAACACCTGACATAGGAATGAAAACTAACACCTCTCACTAGCTTTGTTCAAGAGTGCCCAGCCAATAGCCATTGAGATCCTCTGAGAGAGCTCAGAAGATACAAGTAATGACATTGGTCCAGAACCCAGCCGACATATGTAcccctatgctcattgcagccctgttcacaatatctcatatctggaaacaacccaagtgctcaagaacaggtGAGTGGGTAAAGAAGCTATagtgtacaatggaatactacttgaccataagaaaatatgaattcatGCAATTTTCTGATACATGGACGGATCTGAAGAGTATCaggttgagtgaagtgagtcacagggagagagacagaaatagaatgatGTCATTCATATGCGGGACACagagaaacatagtaggggaagcactaatgcccaaagacagtagaagcaAAGAGCAGGAGGACTGGTCCTAGAAGAAATCTTGTCACTGTGGGGCAGGGGTTATCAGTCAGGGAAGGGACCCTTAAAACAAAGATAGAAGGAAGTAGTCACTCTGATGGAGGACTGGGTACTGAAATGGGTAAAGCAACATGTATGATACCCAATCAGTAAGTCTCATAAaccagtgtctaaataaaaactaaaaaatgtctgccatagaggtaggctgttGTGGGGGGGATGTGgcaaaagggaaactgaggaatttggtggagggaagctggcactAGTCaggatgagtgttgaaacattgtaaacCTGGAATTCAATCatatataactttgtaattcatggtgattcaatgaaaaataaatgaagacaaaggCACTACGATGTGAAGGTAGAATATAATAAGAATCAATGAGTGTCTGCTCTCCACTGCTTTGGTTGCCGGAACAAATGAGCTTGGTAAGCAGAAAAAGTTCATTGTGGTGGCTGACACAAGCTCAAATTATGTCTGGGGTTTTAATGCAAAAGGTTGgtgcaaataaaacaaatttatttaggtGGTAACAACCTGAGAATATGGAGGACTTCTCTCCCCAAATCAGCTTCCTCTCAGACTGGATCCAGGGATTTCTGATGGGCTGGTGGAGCAAAGGGGCAAGAGCAGAAGAGATAAAGAggggtgcttgacttgcaagAAGATAACGCAGGTCCGATCCACATAcactatgtgctcagggctcagccccaccaggagtgatccctgagcccagtgaATGAGCCCCAAAGACTAcaaggtgtggtgcaaaaaccaaaaaagggtaGAGGGCTGGTGGGGGTAAGTTCAGTCACGCAGTGTTCTAAGGTATCAGTGGTTTGACAGAGTCTCTGGACATTGCAGATCTGTTCTTTATAAAACATGTTAAATGACACTGCTGTACAAAGTGTCCTCTTGGTTTACATAAAATATCTGCTGTTAGTTCTTTCTCATCGTGGATGACTCCTACTTGAATGCTAAATAGTTTATAGAAACATTTCTCAACCCTGTGGAAAAGGCAGGAGCCAGGGGTGagagaaaaatctataaattctGTGAAAAACAAGATGAGGTTAGAGGATGGTAATAACTCTTACACTGCCTTTATGACTGGTGGTCAGATGCCATTGAGGTAGTTCAGATCGAACCAGGAAAAAATGCTGCTTTCTCACTTCAGATTCTGACTCTGTACCTGCGACCTTCTTCCGCAGCCTCATGTAGCCAGCATGGACCCTGCTGGCCACTGCACATGCTGCTGCCATGACGCTCACCCAGGCTAAAGGACCTCCACTCTCCTCTATCTGTCTGGAGAATTTCTTTACGGAGGAGCCTAGAATAAATGTATCTTGTGAATGAGTTGcctcttttttaatttactgataaacaactaccatttaaaaaaaatctagagctatagcacagcaggtagggcatttgccttgcatgcggctgacccatcctctttgattccttcatccctctcagagagcctggcaagctaccaagagtatcccgcccgcacggcagagcctggcaagctacccgaggcatattcaatatgccaaaaactgtaacaagtctcacaatgaagatgttactcaagcaaatcgatgaacaatgggatgtcagtgctacaCCCCACACACATTCAGTTATGTAAACCCATATAGGCTTgtaacccacagtttaagaagctataAAAAGACTCAGATATGGTGGGAAATCatttagaaatttctttaaaaatataaacctgTCTTTTCTTAGATTCAGTCATTTaccaaaaaaatgtatgtatgtcCTTAGAAAGACTTTTATATTTCTAACACAGATACTGTGACTGCAAAATTCCATCAACAGGTAAGTGGAAAACACACTGTGACTATAATGTAGAAAATTATTAATCAACAAATGATGTGTTTGATGTAGGCAAGTAGGCAGGGAAGGGAAATGAATTTCTAGGATATAATAAACTCATGTAGCCTTAAGACCACCAAggcccaccttgtgagcacaggaactaaggcctgataagacttcacCTGGAAGAGTAACAGAAACCAGAGAAGGCTGGGTCCCTTCTAAAGAAGctgcagcaggaacaaaggccagcaaagaaatttcaaagaaggctATTAACCTCTCCACTCTACCCCCTGGCAACCTACTTAGTTAAAGCCACTGAGCTTTTTTAACTAAGAAGATGCCCCACAGTTGGGGCAggttgggaaaaccctataaatgCCCATATAGGCTTGTAACCTATATGTAACCTTGAACAAAGGAGAGGTGCATATATTCTGccggagcccatgtgctgcttgtgttcaCGTGGTACAGCACATGTGTGGCCCTCATCTCCCCTATTGAGATGTGGATGTTCATGCTTCCATGTCTAATGATGGGGTGTAGAGCTCTCTCTGCTTGAAGCCGGGTTCTCATGTGCattactctctcactttctctttcctcttcctaaaccccccaaataaaatctgtttttacttcactgcttttctactcctgaaattcttttctacaaggtaagacaagaacccagtaaccctgggtaagGTTTTAGGTCGGACGTTTTACTTCCTACAAAGAGCAAATCATCCCCGCAACCTGAGTggtggctccccaagaaatcaggtggtgaGGATCAACTCCCCTCCCTTAGAGACCAAGAGAACTTCAGGTATGGCCTCgtggccacctggtggggctggcagggctctggcatGCTGTAGGAGCTTATCAGAGACTTTATCACTCCTGGCCTTCCCAGCTGGTCctggggggcagaggcaggctgggagaaagtgactgtctctcctCCGGCCTCACATAAGCTACCCGTGGGGGCCTACCGACCTCATGCTgaggtatatctatatatcaaagaCAGCGCACCAGATGGGATACTTGGGAATTCTATTTATATACAATTCTAGAAAATAAGTATTAAcctataatgaaaaaaatcagtcatTCTAGACTAATAGGGTGACCGGGTTGGGGGCTAGAGAAAAACAAGACTCCAAAGGCACACGATCGTCATTCTGCAGAGGACACAGGTCATCGTTTTTTTCTGGTGTATAAATATGTGAATACGCGTAAAAATCATTGTACACTTTAAATTAGCAAAATCGATCACATGGTTTTTAAACACGGGCCAAATGCGGAGGCGCCCAAAGCCCAGGCGTGGAATGCGGTCTTAACAAAGCTGACGTGACGTCAATTCCGGTGTCTACGTCATCACCGGAACGCGAGGCGCCTTTGAAGACACGAGCGAGCCCGTTTCCGATAATACCTCACTTCCGGATCCGGAATTTCTCCGGAGTGGGCGGGGCGAAAGCTGTATTCGCGTGCGCGGTGTCCTCAGAAGGGCGGGACGCGCGTGTGGGTGTGTGAACTGCGGAGACGGGGCGGATCGCGTGTGCGCAATGTCCACTGCTGGGAGGGTGTGCGCGTGCGCAGTGTCCCCAGGCCGGGGCGTGAATAGGCGCGCGTGCGCAGTGTCCCAATGGGGGGCGGGGCATGGCCGGGTGCGCGTGCGTAATGTCCGCAATGGAACGGGGCGTGGCAGGGCGCGCGAGCGCAGGGTTTTCCAAAACCCCACCCCCTCCGCGGAGCGGGGCGTGATGGGGCGCGCGTGTGCAGTGTCCTCGTTGTGCAGAGGTGTTCTAGGCGCGCGTGCGCGTTCTCCCCgctgggcgtgggggggggggttgtcctAGGCGCGCGTGCGCGGTGTCCGTGCTGGGCGGGCGGGGACCGGGTACGCATGCGCCATGTCGGGGGGTTGGCCGGAGCCAGCTGCGCGTGCGCCGTGTCCTCCGCGGGGGCGGGGCATGTCTGAGCGCGCGTGCGCGACGTCCCCGCGGGGCGGGGTGTGTCCGGGCGCGTGCGCGGTgtcgcggggcggggcgcgcgtgCCGGGTGTTCGCGGTGCCAAGATGCAGGTGAGTGTCCTGGGCGCCGGGGCTGAGTTCGTGCGGGACCCTCGGGGCTGACCCCTGACTCGCTGGGCGCCTCGACGCGCCGCCGCCTGACTCCGCCCCCTGCGGCCGTCGGCTGGGTTCTCCGGCTGACCCACCCGGCCCCTACGGCCCTAACAGTGCTCCTCGCGGAACCTTAACAGTGCTCCGTGTAGGGCTTTACAGTGCTCCTTGGGGACTTTAACAGTGTTCCGCGCGGGGCTTCACAGTGCTCCACGCGGGGCTTTACAGTACTCCATGCGGCACTTTAACAGTGCTCTGTGTGGGCTTTACAGTGCTCCGTACGAACTTTAACAGTGCTCGCTTTAACAGACTTTGACAGAGCCCGCACCCCCTCGAGGGCAGAGGCATGACCCAGGGGTCACCCATGTCCCTTCCCCGCCCTGCAGGACCCTGATGCGGACACGGAGTGGAATGACATCCTGCGCAGGAAGGGCATCCTGCCCCCCAGGGACGGCCAGGGGCGGccggaagaggaggaggaggagccagcCCAGCAGCCGGTCGGTGGGTCAAGGCGCATCCTGCTGCCCAGCTCGGGGTGGGCCCACTCTCGGGGGAGGGCCCAAGCCAGCCCGGGTGGTACCTCTGCCAGCTGACTTCTCTGCCTGGCCTGCCAGCTGACACGTCTGCCTGGCCCATCAGCTGCCCCCTTGCTGGCCAGCTGCCCCCCTACTCTTGCGTGTTGCCTGCAGAGGTGAGGGCACTGCGGGACTGTGGGATGGTGTGAGGAGGGCCCATCCTTGCCTCCTGGTGTGTGAACCACTTTGGGTGATGCCAGAGAGAATTTTCAGTCCCGAGTGTTTGCACATTTGCAAGAGCTTCACGACTCTCGTTTTCGTGAACTTGacaatttttttgcttgttgatgggccacacccagcagtgctcaggccttactcctggccctgtgctcagggatcactcctggtgggcccagggtgTCAAGAGGTCAGACCCAGGTCGCCCATGTGCCCTGCCAGTGTCCTTCCCGCTGTCCCATCACTCTAGCCCATGCGTCCTTATTCCTGTATAGaggtcagagacctgggcctataGAAGCCAACatagtttttgtcttttggaaATACCCTTCCTGAGAGTAGTCTATGGACAGAACTTGATGGCTGCGTAGTACCTGCACTGGAAACCAaacggagagagagtaagggaatgtgcctgccacggaggcagggggaggggtactggggacattggtggtggagaatgggcactggtggagggtgggtacttgatcattttatgactgaaatgtaatcacaaaagcttGCAAGTCGGGGAAAAATACTCTTAATTGCTTCCATACTAATGTagtattttaagtttggtttgggGAGGGCCTGGGAACCTTCTGTTATGTACATCTTTAAGGAAGAAAGTGAAGGGAAAATTGCATATTTGCTAGACTTAATTTTTTGCCCTTTACAGTAAAAACATATGAAGATATGACTTTGGAAGAACTCGAAGACAATGAAGATGAATTTAATGAAGAGGATGAACGTGCTATTGAAATGTATaggtgagtgtgtggggggggtacgTGTGCCCTCGTGTAGGTGAGAGAAGTGGACTGTGAGGTTAATGTACAAATATGGATTTCCATTGCTGCATACCAGAAACTCAAGTAATACTGTAGTAccgctctttctttctctaatttcTAAAATACAAGTTGTTGGCATTACCGGTTCTGTTTCTTCAGTGCGGTAAAATAATAGTGTACCATTTTATCAGATACTCACTAAGAATGTGTCctttgggccggagtgatagttcagtgggtcgGGCACCGCCTTGCCCATAGCCAGTTACATGTTTGGTCCCTCACGCCTGCTGGAAGTGATTCCtcaacaccatcaggtgtggctcaaaaaccacgGGGTCACCCTTTATGTGTGGAGGGCCAGGCTCTGTGCCAGGTGCCAGCAGATGTGACCCGGCACTGGTGGCCTGAGCAGCACAGAGTCCTCCAGCACTAGCCCTGGGCTGGTGGACCTGTGGGCCGAtgagcaccaggagtggcccctgggctctGGCACTACTTGAGAGGCCctagggagagaagaggaagggtgGCCTTTGACATATGCCTGTCCTTGGGCCACTTTCGAAAGGGACTTGAGGCAGTTAAACAAACTGGGCCCCTCCGAGGCTGTGCTGCTGCCCTGTGGTGAGGCTGCTtctctctcctgtgcaggcagcaAAGACTGGCTGAGTGGAAAGCAACTAAATTGAAGAATAAGTTTGGAGAAGTTCTGGAGATCTCGGGAAAGGATTATGTCCAAGAAGTTACTGAAGCCGGTGAGGGCTTGTGGGTAATCCTGCACCTTTACAAACAAGGGTGAGCTGATGTTACAGTCTTTAAAACGTTCATGTAGGGGCAGGGCGAGTCCAGAAGGGAcaccagggccttgcacacagctgaccccagtgttATCCTGGCACACACGGGGGCCATGCcctgccaggactcagccctgagcatagaacagGAGTGAGTACGAGCACTGCAGGTtgggccccaaaacacagacaCCAAAAATGCTTCACTGGAATTTGTCTTGAACATCCCAGGCTTCCTCCACAGTGGATGTTTGTTGCCAGACTTGAGTGCCTACATTGTGTCTTTCATACCAGGGAAACAGTTGCTGTTCCTGCTGAGGGAAGCTTGAGAATCTTTGAAGAGTTCTGGGGCATGGTCTTGTTGGTCAGTGTTCTCTGGGAGTGGCTCTGGTCTGCCACTATTTGTGGCTCATAGTGTGAGGCCATGCTAAACCAACATTTCTCACCCGGGGTGCCAGGATATCCCAAAAGGGCCGTGGGGAAGTTGCAGTATGTTGGGCACCATAGCATGAGACTAAGGGCCAACCAATAGGACGGGTGAGTGGGGGAACCCAAGGGAAAGGTTGAGAAACGTTGATAGAAACCTTAAACGTTCTCTGGTTTAGCTCATTCAGCTTGGAGGACAACTATCTTTGCCTTGGAGTTGATTTTCGACTTCTGTTGAGTCAAGTTAAATTGGGCTTTAGACtctgaaaatattagaaattgttttaaaaatagcagTTTACTTTTGCTGGAGTGGCCACCTGGGAAGCTGAGTCTTTGTTCCGTGGACATACAGAATCACTGCTGCATTGGCTGCCATTTTTCTAGGATTCCGCTCTGTGCCCTGATCAATCAGCACTTCAGTGGACTTGCACGAAAGTTTCCTCACGTCAAGTTCGTCAAAGCCATCTCGACCACCTGCATCGCGAACTACCCGGACAGGAATCTCCCCACAGTGTTCGTCTACCTGGACGGGCACATCAAGGCCCAGTTTATTGGCCCTTTGGTGTTTGGTGGCATGAGCTTGACCAGAGACGGTAAGGGCCTGGGTGGTGGCGGCCGGGCCTTTGGACCCCTCGGGGCCCGTTCCCGGGTGAGCACCTCTGCCTTGGTGCCAACAGTCATTGAAAGGAAAGAACATTCTATTTCTCATCTTATTTGAATAATTGGGGCAGTTACAATTGacctttaataatttttagttaGAAGAAAGCACAGTGGACTGTAAAATGTATATTTGATGTTCACATAAAAAAGGCGTTTTGAAATTTGCTCTGCAGAGTTTCACCATAGAGTATTTCATGGAttataagagaaagaaatatagggAATAACCTTTTTCACTGATTCTGTGCTTTctggtatctttttaaaaaattactcgtATTTGAGTTTTGGCAAGTATTATAGTAAtagttattttcttcaaaattaaaacatttaaaaaattttattgtagttCAAGTACTATGGTAATGATAGTGCTAATATTTTTGATCtcgatgtacaaaattactgtacCTCGCCATCTTCCAAATAGTATTCTGAATGTATCTGTTCCAGGTTGTTATCATTTATCCTTTGATTTAGAGATTGAGGTACTGGgtataaaatgtaaacatttccTTTTGTTGATTGAATGAGATTTAAAGATTGGGTTACCAGTATCATTGTGTGAAATatatcctttaaatttttttatgataattttttttttctttttgggtcacacctggcgatgcacaggggtcactcctggctctgcactcagaaattacccctgacggtgctcaggggaccatatgggatgctgggaatcgaacccgggtcagccgagtgcaaggcaaacgccctacccactgtgctatctctccagcctgctatctctccaggcacttcatgattatttttttcctggtaaATTGTCCAATCAGAGAATCTGTAGTCATTAAAAGATAGACTTAGTTTCTACTTTAATTACCTTGTCGGTTCAATTTTATATTGTATCTCAATTGTTCTTATgctctgaaaaaatatttgaaagcattTTGGTTTTTCTCCTTACAGAActgacttttttctctttcttctgggtACCTGGTCATTACCCACTGAAATCACCAGAAAACACTGATGATAGTTTCTGAGTGGCAGGACAGACCCGTGCctgaggggtgggggcaagggCCCTGTTTTCTGTACGGTGATCTGTTTCTTCTCCATTCCGTAGAGCTGGAGTGGAAGTTGTCTGAGTCTGGAGCGATCAAGACCGACCTGGAGGAGAACCCCAAGAAGCCCCTGGAGGACGCTCTGCTGTCGTCCGTGCGGGGCTCGCTGCCCCGGAGGACGGGGAGTGACTCAGAGGACGACTGAGGCTGCGGAGGGGAGGCCGGCAGCGGAGGCGCAGGTTCTGGGGTTCTGTTTACCTTTTATAATCATGCTTCAGAGTTCATCACGCTCAGAATtaattgttgctggggtttctatttcagtttttgaaacttaaaattattagcatatcttatttaataaaaagataaaacccAACTCATGGTATGGCGGATAcctgtttttctcttattttaagtTGTAGAACTTAGCCTAGTTGTAGATACATTATTGTccttgttttggaaccacaccctaccatgctcaggggtcactcctggtggcattcggggaccatacggggtgccgagGATTGGACTTGGGTCAAGTGCTCTTCCCAccgtactgtcactccagccttgtGAAGTAGGCCATGCTGCTCTAAAAAACTCCAGTTCAGTAATTGGAAGAGTTGGAAGAGTCCAATTTACTGCTCTGTGAAATGGTTTTCAAGTTCAGCTTTTTGTCTCAGACTGCTATTACCAGTCTGTGTTGCTGCAGAATGCcctttcagtttgtttgtttgtttttaaataagcaGATGTAAGTCTGCACATAAATAGGTTCTCTGGGAATAAGATGTTTTCTGTACAGTTGTAACATTTCACATTTCTTATAAAATTGACATTAATAGAAGAGTTAGGACAAATGCTGCTGTTCATATTTTGGATGAAGTGCCCGTTTGTTCAGACAGACAAGGCAGAGCTCCTTCCAGTTGTGCTGGAAAGTTCTTTTTGCTACAGTTCAAAGAACGATGACCAGTTAGGAGTTCTCATTTTAGCTGACATGTTGGTCAGTGAAGGTTGGTTTTCTCCCGCAGAGCCAGCGCTGCTAGTAGAAGCAGACTCTTGTAATCGCCGGGAAGGgcgtatttcttttttgttttggggctcctTCGCCTCCATGCCGGGCTTGTATCTGGTATTTAAGGGACCACAGGGGGCCCGAGCCTGGGCCTCCTTTCTGAAAATCATGTGAACTGCCTGCCCAGCCTCGTGTGCAGGGGCCTGGGAAATTGAACTGCAGGGTTGCAGTAAGCCAGGTCTGTTCTCGCTTGCTGCTGGCTTTGTGTTTTTGCGAGAGAGCTGCCCTTGGCGTTCTCAGCAGCCATGTCAGGTGGGAAGAACAGACCTCATAGCTTGGGGCTGTGTCTGCCTGAGAGCTGCAGTGGCTCCCTGTGAGGCTGCCTGCGACTGTCCACAGGGAGGACCCAAGCCCACTCGGCAGCCCTCCAGGACACTGATTCTCACTGTGCCACTTGGTTTCGGTGTGTGGTGGCTCTTGGCAGCCCGACCTTTTCATCAGGCGGAGACgactgcagtgctcaaggaggaGCAACTCAGCCTctgctggccacacccagctcccaGCTGTTCAGCCCAGGACCAAACTTGATTTAAACAGGGAGAAAAGGGGCCAGGCAGACCCAAGCGGTAAAAGCAGGAAAGTGTCTCCGTCCTAAACTTTTTCAGAACCCAACGGAGTTTCTCCAAGTTACTTAATTCTGCATACGTGTCTTTAATAGTTATCTTGGTTTTGTGGAGCATGGGCATTATGACAGATGATGGCACTGGGTGCCCAGGCCTGAGCCCCTGCAGAAGCAGAGAGGGGGACCAGGTACCGGGAACCAGGAATCTGTCTCTGCTGCTGCCCAGGAGGCAGGGGACATGTCCcagtaccagtgttcccaggttcctcctgcctgccactatggcaggcgcctctgtctttgtctctgtctctctctgtctccctctctccatcccttcctccctccctcccctctctcctcttccccccctccctccctccgtccgtTTTGGGCTCTGTGGTTTGTAGtattggtactgaaaggttatcaagaatatccctttacctactttcaacccttagctcttgtccagcgtgatcattcccagctgttattgtcatactggtcccttctctatctaccctcagccccacacacacttgtgcttaGTTTCAACCATTgacagtcctcctggcccgttttccctggccatggatattagtctacggccataccaccctgaatgtgCCCTATCTCTTCTATCTGTTTTTAATCGGGGCCTCCCCAGAAATGCTGAGGGCTCGAGGCTATTACCAGTGATGCATGTCAGGCTCAGGCCAGGCTCCCCCCATCAGCAGTGCTCCCTctgtccacagtgctcaggagcccaggcAGGGCCTCTCATGTGGCCAGATCAAAGCTGTGTTTTAGTAATGAGGATGAAGTTAACGTGTCACAAAGTTTATCTTCAGTAGACTCTTAACAAAGGAAACGCAAAGGGTTTGCTCTGTGTAGAAGACGCAATGCCACCATTGTTGAGGTCCGTAACACGTGCCCAGACAGGAAGAATATATCAGACTGTGGCTTTCCAAAGCAGCAGTGTCCAGGCTTGGGCGAGTAAAAGAGAATAAGACCAAGTAGGACACGGAGGCTGAAGGGAGTGCGATCAGTATTCAGTCCTAGACCCTAAAGATGCTCAGAAGACTGGAAAATTACACACATTGAAAAGTTTATTCAAGGTCACTGTAGACATGAAAATAGTTTAAGAACCTTAAGATTGAACTGAAGGAATATCACAGCTAGTTCAGAGAGGACCAGaaagaagcatttaaaaataaaaagacccacAGAAATTCCAAGGTAGAATGCTAGAAATAAATCTAAAACGTAATCAAAATAACCTTAAGAAAGTCACTGGGCCTACAGGGTCACACGGGTTTGGACACTTGCGGTACACGGGGCAGACTCCTCCCGCATCGATAACGCACCCCAGCTCTCCCAGAGAAGAGCACGGAGGCAGGAGTGAGCTAAAGAATAAATCTACAGTACAATCTGGTAGCTTGTAGGTTTATTTGATGTTTATGTTTACACAGGACTGcacacaggtggggaggggcccaGAGCTAAGGCACAGAGCGGGAAGATGGGGTCCCGGAGCCCCCGCCACCAAACCCCCACTAAGTCTCCGGAGAAGCACACCTAGCAGCTGGAAGctccagggcacctcggaggtAGGAGGCTGAACACCTGCCTGCCACGCCCAGGCCTCACGCCCTGTTTCCCGGCATTCTCTGCAGACACCATTTTGCAGGTAGCCTGAGTGGCTTGGCGCCAGGCTGACGTCTCGTGTGTCTCAGACTCATGGTGGGTTGAGGACCCCCGACACGGACAGCCACGGCCCCTCCCACGGCTGCCGCCATGTCCACCCCTTGGCCCAGACCTAGGTCCTGAAGTCTCGGGAGAGCTCACACAACACTTAATACATTCTTAGATAAGGACTGGattctg contains these protein-coding regions:
- the PDCL3 gene encoding phosducin-like protein 3, which gives rise to MSERACATSPRGGVCPGACAVSRGGARVPGVRGAKMQDPDADTEWNDILRRKGILPPRDGQGRPEEEEEEPAQQPVVKTYEDMTLEELEDNEDEFNEEDERAIEMYRQQRLAEWKATKLKNKFGEVLEISGKDYVQEVTEAGEGLWVILHLYKQGIPLCALINQHFSGLARKFPHVKFVKAISTTCIANYPDRNLPTVFVYLDGHIKAQFIGPLVFGGMSLTRDELEWKLSESGAIKTDLEENPKKPLEDALLSSVRGSLPRRTGSDSEDD